The Macrobrachium nipponense isolate FS-2020 chromosome 13, ASM1510439v2, whole genome shotgun sequence genome has a window encoding:
- the LOC135225333 gene encoding uncharacterized protein LOC135225333 translates to MKEQKASTECEILNTAFHKPSDTTLIAAPGWNYYNFLPPRPPKNASGYCPSGGIYVQYEQPVYKRYDFSIDGFACSPHPWVKDRHNEGKTCKMVIMYDTDFRGQDSAYDRKIGTYYNALRQCMTYNCIGMK, encoded by the exons ATGAAAGAACAAA AAGCAAGCACGGAGTGTGAAATACTGAACACAGCCTTCCACAAACCAAGTGACACTACGTTGATTGCAGCTCCTGGATGGAACTACTACAACTTTTTGCCTCCAAGACCG CCTAAGAATGCAAGTGGTTACTGTCCCAGTGGAGGCATTTATGTTCAGTACGAGCAGCCTGTTTACAAACGGTACGACTTCTCGATTGATGGTTTTGCCTGTTCGCCTCATCCGTGGGTCAAAGACAGACACaacgaaggaaaaa ctTGCAAGATGGTTATTATGTACGATACAGACTTTCGGGGACAGGATTCTGCATACGACCGTAAAATTGGAACTTACTACAATGCTTTGCGGCAGTGTATGACTTACAATTGCATCgggatgaaatga